The sequence below is a genomic window from Armatimonadota bacterium.
GGGAGAAATGGAAATAGACAACGAAACTCGTAAGGCGCGCAACGAAACCCTCCGGGCCCTGCTAAACGCCCTTGACCTCAACGCACCCGGCGAACGTATGCACGCCGAACGCGTAGCCGTTTACGCCGTCGCCACTGGGGAGGAACTTGGGCTTGGCGAAGAGGAACTCCTTCGCCTCCGTTACTCGGCGCTCCTTCACGATGTCGGAAAGACCAAACTCGACGGCTCCCTGCTCAGCAAGGTTGGCAAGCTATCCGAAGCTGAGTTGGACGTTCTGCGTCGTCACGCCGAATACTCGGTCAAGCTGGTCGAGTCCTACGATTTCCTCGTGCCCGCCATTCCTGGTATCCGATCCCACCACGAGCGATGGAACGGGATGGGCTACCCCGAAGGTCTGAAGGGACCCGAAATTCCCACCGCCGCCCAAATCATCGGTCTATGCGAAGCGTTCGACGTGATGATGAACGGCGCCGCTTGGAAGAGTTCGACGACGCGCGAAATCGCACTGGAAGAGATCGAGCGTAGCGCAGGCATCGAGTGGAACCCGGAAGTCGTTGACGCATTTCTGAAGGCAGAAAGAGTTATCCAACCGGTCGGAAGCGCTTAATCATTGTACAGAAAATGGTACAATGATTCTATGAAACCAATAACTTACTCCGAGTTGCGAGCCAACTTGGCCAAGTCCATGGACATGGTCTGCGAGAACCATGAGCCATTGGTGGTTACGCGGCAAAAGGCTGATCCGGTCGTCTTAATATCTCTCGAGGACTATCGATCAATGGAGGAAACCTACTATTTGATGAGGAGCCCGAAGAATGCCGCTCGCCTGGCAAGGTCGATTGAGTCGATCGAAAAGGGCGAAGGCATCATTGT
It includes:
- a CDS encoding type II toxin-antitoxin system prevent-host-death family antitoxin, with the protein product MKPITYSELRANLAKSMDMVCENHEPLVVTRQKADPVVLISLEDYRSMEETYYLMRSPKNAARLARSIESIEKGEGIIVEL
- a CDS encoding HD domain-containing protein, whose product is MASRGRLAGSRRIESETLGELGEMEIDNETRKARNETLRALLNALDLNAPGERMHAERVAVYAVATGEELGLGEEELLRLRYSALLHDVGKTKLDGSLLSKVGKLSEAELDVLRRHAEYSVKLVESYDFLVPAIPGIRSHHERWNGMGYPEGLKGPEIPTAAQIIGLCEAFDVMMNGAAWKSSTTREIALEEIERSAGIEWNPEVVDAFLKAERVIQPVGSA